The following coding sequences lie in one Bos taurus isolate L1 Dominette 01449 registration number 42190680 breed Hereford chromosome 28, ARS-UCD2.0, whole genome shotgun sequence genomic window:
- the LOC132344125 gene encoding uncharacterized protein, whose protein sequence is MTDSRLLKYQSLLLEGPVIKLKVCGNLNPATFLPEKENETPDHDCSQFLTLNYAAREDLKDTPLDNPDMEIFTDGSSFVQDGKRKAGYAVVTAEQVLEAKSLPQGTNAQLAELVALTRALELSKGQRVNIYTDSKYAYLTLHAHAAIWKERHFKTATGEPIKHFREIERLLTAIYCPKEVAVMHCKGHSRDGSKIAQGNHLADCQARKAALYETPSLQTPLIWTGPVEQERPQYTEEELERYEKRGAKITDKGWLQSEDGRLIIPENAQWKILKGLHQSFHLGAESTHQMVSRLFEGKKVMKTLKNIIKRCEICQKKKKKNNPKTEKLAKSGLQRSGKYPGEDWEIDFTHMPKANGYSCLQVWVDIFTGWIEAFPCRSEQAKEVIKILIHEIIPRFGLPRSLQSDNGSVFKASVTQGVSKALGIEYHLHCSWRPQSSGKVEKANDIIKRHLRKLTQETQDKWIKVLPIALMRARTTPKKEGLSPFECIYGRPFLRRDIVIDPEALELTNYVTQLSAFQQALTELREMTPDPASETSKPLFEPGTELSKCQELIRGYIILQLRGGTLTKIK, encoded by the exons atgacagacagtaggcttcttaagtatcagtcattgttgttagaaggaccagtaattaagcttaaagtttgtggaaatttaaatcctgccactttccttcctgagaaggaaaatgaaacacctgatcacgattgttctcaattcctaactttgaactatgcagctcgggaggatctaaaggataccccattagacaatcctgacatggaaatatttacagatggcagttcttttgttcaggatggaaagcggaaagcaggttacgccgtggtgactgctgaacaggttttggaagcaaaatctctcccccagggaaccaatgctcagttagcggagcttgtggccctgacccgagctctcgagttaagcaaagggcagcgggtAAATATCTACACAgattctaagtatgcttatttgactttacatgctcatgctgcaatatggaaagagagacactttaaaacagcaacaggagaacctattaagcatttcagagagatcgagagacttttaactgctatatattgtcctaaagaagtagctgttatgcactgcaaagggcacagcagggatgggagtaaaATAGCCCAAGGTAATCAtctggctgactgtcaagccagaaaagcGGCACTTTACGAAACCCCTTCACTACAGACGCCTctgatctggacaggtcctgtggaacaggaaagaccacaatatactgaggaagaattagaaagatatgagaaacgaggagcaaagattactgataaaggatggttacagtctgaggatggacgattaataattcctgaaaatgctcaatggaaaattcttaagggtttacatcagagttttcatttgggtgcCGAGAGTACTCACCAAATGGTTTCTcgtttgtttgaaggtaaaaaggtaatgaaaactttaaagaatattatcaaaaggtgtgagatttgtcaaaaaaaaaaaaaaaaaaataacccaaagactgaaaagctagcaaaatctggattacaacgaagtgggaagtatcctggagaggattgggaaattgattttactcatatgccaaaagctaatggatattcttgcttacaagtttgggtagatatctttactggatggattgaggcttttccctgtcgtagtgaacaggctaaggaggttataaagattttaatccatgaaattatccccaggtttgggctgccacggagccttcagagtgacaatggctccgtCTTTAAAGCTTCTGTAACTCAGGGGGTGtctaaagctctaggaatagaatatcacttacactgttcctggagaccccaatcctccgggaaagttgaaaaagctaatgacattatcaaaaggCATCTGcgcaaattaactcaagagacgcaggacaaatggattaaagtcttacccatagctttaatgagggctcgaaCTACCCCCAAAAAAGAgggactgtccccctttgaatgtatttatggaaggcctttcttacgcagagacattgttatagaccctgaagccttggaattaactaattatgtaactcagctctcagcttttcaacaggcattaacagaactccgggagatgactcctgacccagcctccgagacaagcaagcctctatttgagccaggaaccgAG ctgtcaaagtgccaggaattgattcgtGGGTACATCATACTCCagttaagaggtggcaccctgaccaaaattaagtga